Proteins encoded by one window of Methanobacterium sp. CWC-01:
- a CDS encoding DUF63 family protein, with protein MIVEFIQENFLYLHPGYTLLNTIVFGIILGLSILIIIRMFKWLRKDPGELFLALVPFIFFGSSTRALVDNGLYPLSLLLVTPGIYVLTALASITALLFSVYLEKKTGWDYRYLLFSMGVLMCVPNVFMIQYINPVPLIQILGFWALISAPFIFLRNKWWLIKDKFNLSVLIAHLLDASTTFVAVDFYGYGEQHVLPNFLTQLADTAVVMFPLKITVILAVLYVIDTNVNDKTTRNMLKLAVFILGLAPGLRNLLSLIMGS; from the coding sequence ATGATAGTTGAATTCATTCAGGAAAACTTCCTATACCTTCATCCCGGTTACACCCTACTTAACACCATTGTTTTTGGCATTATCCTGGGATTGTCCATTCTAATCATAATCCGCATGTTCAAATGGCTCAGAAAGGATCCTGGAGAATTGTTCCTGGCCCTGGTACCATTCATCTTCTTTGGTTCCAGCACCCGGGCCCTGGTGGATAATGGATTGTATCCCCTCTCCCTGCTACTGGTAACTCCGGGCATATACGTTCTAACAGCCTTGGCCTCCATAACCGCCCTTCTTTTTTCAGTGTACCTGGAAAAGAAAACAGGATGGGACTATCGATATCTCCTGTTTAGTATGGGGGTCTTGATGTGTGTTCCCAACGTATTCATGATTCAATACATCAACCCGGTTCCCTTAATTCAGATATTAGGGTTTTGGGCTTTGATATCCGCACCTTTCATCTTTTTAAGGAATAAATGGTGGCTAATCAAAGATAAATTTAATTTAAGTGTCCTGATTGCTCACCTGCTGGATGCTAGCACCACTTTCGTGGCAGTGGACTTCTATGGTTATGGAGAGCAGCATGTGCTGCCTAATTTCCTCACCCAACTAGCTGATACTGCAGTCGTGATGTTTCCACTCAAGATTACAGTGATATTGGCGGTTTTATATGTAATAGACACCAATGTGAATGACAAGACCACCAGGAATATGCTGAAACTGGCTGTATTCATATTGGGATTGGCTCCTGGGCTTCGGAACTTGCTGAGTCTGATCATGGGCAGCTGA
- a CDS encoding PHP domain-containing protein, with amino-acid sequence MIIDTHIHSTYSPDSSSTVADIVKYSRKIGLDAVAIADHDTMKGSKEALNRFKGLKDFVIIPAMEISTNKGHIVALGIKEEISPGLDPEETVDLIRDQGGIAVAAHPFVRYREGIFSRITSLDVDALETLNSRYIFGYSNWRARKMAEETNVPQLGASDAHFLGAIGSCVTELEADFDVESILEVILSGKTNVFGDRTPLPLIIKEVINKKIKKV; translated from the coding sequence ATGATCATAGATACACACATACACAGCACTTATTCGCCAGATTCAAGTTCCACTGTAGCTGATATTGTAAAGTACAGTCGTAAGATTGGCCTGGATGCGGTGGCCATCGCCGACCATGATACCATGAAAGGATCAAAGGAAGCCTTAAATAGATTTAAGGGGCTTAAAGATTTTGTAATAATCCCTGCCATGGAAATCAGCACTAATAAAGGCCATATTGTGGCATTGGGAATAAAAGAGGAGATCAGTCCTGGTTTAGATCCGGAAGAAACCGTGGATCTAATTAGAGACCAGGGGGGAATTGCAGTAGCTGCCCATCCATTCGTACGCTACCGTGAAGGCATTTTCAGCCGCATTACCAGTTTAGATGTGGATGCCCTGGAAACCCTAAACTCCAGGTACATTTTTGGTTATTCCAACTGGAGGGCTCGTAAGATGGCTGAGGAAACTAACGTTCCTCAATTGGGAGCTAGCGATGCCCACTTCCTGGGAGCTATTGGCAGTTGTGTCACTGAATTAGAGGCAGATTTCGATGTGGAAAGTATTCTGGAAGTTATACTCTCTGGAAAGACCAATGTTTTTGGGGATCGAACACCTCTCCCCCTTATAATAAAGGAAGTCATCAATAAGAAGATAAAGAAAGTTTAA
- a CDS encoding DUF1786 domain-containing protein, with amino-acid sequence MKILAIDVGTGTQDIMLYDSEEPIENAVKLVLPSPTRIIANKIGNHHHDIFLSGETMGGGPVTRAIKRHLDKGYRVVMTKSSARTVRDDLNEVRSAGIEIVDDGEEHPEIAEIKLGDIDLDILKGALQYFDVPLEFDQVGVAVQDHGFLKEMGDRDFRFHKIREKMNAPLLPEEFAFHAEAPDYFTRMQGVLRTLKGYKPTVMDSKFAALCGCTCDPFVEALENFVALDIGNGHTLAASFKDGKICGVFEHHTRMLTPSKIESFISRLVSGEITHEEVHEDGGHGAWVVEPIEGCEIVVATGPRRKIMDRTVYSVYNAAPAGDVMMVGPAGLIRAIMSKRG; translated from the coding sequence ATGAAGATTTTGGCAATTGATGTGGGAACTGGTACACAGGATATCATGCTATATGACTCTGAGGAACCAATTGAAAACGCAGTAAAGCTGGTACTTCCCTCTCCCACTCGTATAATAGCAAATAAAATAGGAAACCATCACCACGATATTTTCTTGAGTGGAGAAACCATGGGTGGTGGGCCGGTTACCAGAGCCATAAAAAGACACTTGGATAAGGGCTACCGGGTGGTTATGACCAAAAGCTCAGCTCGAACTGTACGCGATGATTTAAATGAAGTAAGGTCCGCCGGAATTGAAATCGTGGATGATGGAGAAGAACATCCAGAAATTGCTGAGATAAAGCTGGGAGACATAGATCTTGATATTTTAAAAGGAGCACTACAATATTTTGATGTTCCCCTGGAATTTGACCAAGTGGGCGTGGCCGTTCAGGATCATGGTTTCTTGAAGGAAATGGGGGACCGTGATTTTCGTTTCCACAAGATAAGGGAAAAAATGAACGCACCCTTACTTCCGGAAGAGTTTGCTTTCCATGCCGAGGCTCCTGATTACTTTACCCGTATGCAGGGAGTTTTACGTACCTTAAAAGGTTACAAACCCACAGTAATGGATTCCAAGTTCGCAGCCCTGTGTGGATGTACCTGTGACCCGTTCGTGGAGGCCTTGGAAAACTTCGTGGCCCTGGACATTGGAAATGGCCACACCCTGGCCGCATCCTTTAAAGATGGAAAAATATGTGGAGTTTTTGAGCATCATACCCGCATGTTGACTCCATCAAAAATAGAGAGCTTCATCAGTAGGTTGGTCTCCGGAGAAATTACTCATGAAGAAGTTCATGAGGATGGTGGCCACGGAGCATGGGTGGTGGAGCCCATTGAAGGGTGTGAAATAGTGGTGGCCACCGGCCCCAGGAGGAAGATAATGGATAGAACTGTTTACAGCGTTTACAATGCTGCTCCTGCTGGGGATGTTATGATGGTGGGGCCAGCCGGCCTTATTAGGGCTATAATGTCCAAGAGAGGATAA
- a CDS encoding TrpB-like pyridoxal phosphate-dependent enzyme codes for MMQRVTLPAKAIPKKWYNLSADLPVEFPEYSQTEEGKQLENLPKIFSRGVLEQELSQKRYITIPKKVRKIYKKVGRPSPLYRAKGLEDHLDTPAKIFYKREDMSPTGSHKFNTAIAQAYYAKKDKARMLTTETGAGQWGSALSLACNMMDIDCRVYMVRVSFQQKPYRKTIMHLYNGEILPSPSDKTEFGRKILSEDPDHPGTLGIAISEAIEDALKDEKIYYSLGSVLNHVMLHQTVIGLETKKQLAMIDAEPDIMVGCVGGGSNFAGAVFPFIKDQLDGNINCKFIAAEPNSCPTLTQGEYRYDFGDTAGMTPLIKMYTLGHEFVPPAIHTGGLRYHGMSPLVALLAHEKLIEARSVTQTEIFESGKIFADVEGVIPAPETCHAIKVGMDEAIKCRKEKEEKNIIINFSGHGLLDLQGYDDYIEGKLS; via the coding sequence ATCATGCAAAGAGTTACTTTACCGGCTAAAGCAATTCCAAAAAAATGGTACAACCTATCCGCTGATTTGCCAGTGGAATTTCCTGAATATTCACAAACCGAAGAAGGAAAACAACTGGAAAATCTGCCCAAAATATTTTCCAGAGGCGTTTTAGAACAAGAACTATCCCAGAAACGTTACATAACAATTCCAAAAAAAGTTAGAAAGATTTACAAAAAGGTCGGGAGGCCAAGCCCCCTTTACCGTGCTAAAGGCCTGGAGGATCATCTGGACACCCCAGCCAAGATATTCTACAAAAGGGAGGACATGTCTCCCACAGGAAGTCACAAGTTCAACACAGCCATAGCTCAAGCCTATTATGCAAAAAAAGACAAGGCCAGGATGCTCACCACCGAAACCGGCGCAGGACAATGGGGTTCAGCTTTGTCACTGGCCTGTAACATGATGGATATCGACTGCCGGGTTTACATGGTACGGGTATCCTTCCAACAGAAGCCATACCGTAAAACTATTATGCATCTCTACAATGGGGAAATATTACCATCACCCAGTGATAAAACAGAATTCGGCAGGAAAATACTGAGTGAAGACCCGGACCATCCCGGAACTTTAGGTATTGCCATCTCAGAGGCAATCGAAGACGCCTTGAAAGATGAAAAAATTTACTACTCCCTGGGAAGTGTCTTAAACCATGTCATGCTCCACCAGACTGTTATCGGCCTGGAAACCAAGAAACAACTGGCCATGATCGATGCTGAGCCAGACATCATGGTAGGATGCGTGGGAGGAGGAAGTAACTTCGCAGGAGCGGTTTTCCCATTTATTAAAGACCAGCTAGATGGAAACATCAACTGTAAATTCATTGCTGCCGAGCCCAATTCCTGTCCCACTCTAACCCAGGGCGAATACCGTTACGATTTTGGAGACACAGCAGGTATGACTCCGCTGATAAAAATGTATACCCTGGGACATGAATTCGTACCACCAGCCATACACACTGGCGGATTGAGATATCACGGAATGTCGCCACTGGTGGCTCTATTAGCACACGAAAAATTGATAGAAGCACGTTCAGTCACTCAAACCGAAATCTTCGAATCGGGTAAGATATTTGCCGATGTGGAAGGAGTAATACCAGCCCCAGAGACCTGCCATGCCATAAAAGTAGGTATGGATGAAGCCATAAAGTGCAGAAAGGAAAAAGAAGAGAAGAATATCATCATAAACTTCTCAGGCCACGGTTTACTGGATCTGCAGGGTTACGACGATTATATAGAAGGTAAATTAAGTTAA
- a CDS encoding bifunctional 5,6,7,8-tetrahydromethanopterin hydro-lyase/3-hexulose-6-phosphate synthase translates to MYRIGEALIGNGNEIAHIDLVIGDKEGPVGNAFVSNMGNMSLGHTPLLSVIRPNLMTKPATLIIPKVSVRDLGDANKIFGPAQTAVGRAVADAVQEGLIPSEDAEDLVLIVSVFIHPEASDYRKIYQYNYGATKLAIKRAMTSYPSVDKVLSEKDRGVHGIMGFKVNRLWDPPYLQVALDLDNMAEMERIINSLPDRERILIEAGTPLVKKFGVSVVGKIRELKQDAFIIADLKTLDVGRIEVKMAADETADAVAISGLGTIESIEKAIHEASKQGIYSILDMMNVDNFLEKLQNLNFMPDIVLLHRNVDLETLKKEKGEKLDEMTEWGNIKEIKEILGGNRLVAVAGGITPQKVNEALESGADIIVVGRYIIGSRDVRHAAEDFLEHMPQDPDTMRLALDEDESI, encoded by the coding sequence ATGTACAGGATAGGTGAAGCCTTAATTGGAAATGGAAATGAAATTGCTCACATTGATCTAGTTATCGGAGACAAAGAAGGGCCCGTAGGGAATGCCTTCGTCAGTAACATGGGAAATATGTCCCTGGGACACACTCCCCTGTTATCGGTTATCCGGCCCAATTTAATGACCAAACCCGCCACTTTAATTATTCCCAAAGTTTCAGTCAGAGATTTAGGTGATGCTAATAAGATATTTGGACCGGCTCAAACCGCGGTAGGGCGTGCCGTGGCCGATGCCGTGCAGGAAGGTTTAATACCTAGTGAAGATGCTGAAGATCTGGTTCTCATAGTCAGTGTATTTATACACCCAGAAGCCTCTGACTACCGGAAAATTTATCAGTACAACTATGGGGCCACCAAACTGGCCATTAAAAGGGCCATGACTAGCTATCCATCAGTAGATAAAGTACTATCAGAAAAAGACCGAGGAGTACACGGAATTATGGGATTCAAGGTTAACCGCCTATGGGATCCTCCATACCTGCAAGTTGCACTGGATCTGGATAACATGGCCGAAATGGAGCGAATTATCAATAGCCTTCCGGACCGCGAGCGGATCCTAATCGAAGCCGGAACCCCCCTGGTCAAAAAATTCGGGGTGAGCGTGGTAGGCAAAATCAGGGAGCTCAAACAGGACGCCTTCATCATAGCGGATTTAAAAACCCTGGATGTGGGGCGAATAGAAGTTAAAATGGCTGCCGATGAAACCGCTGATGCAGTGGCCATTTCTGGCCTGGGAACCATCGAATCCATTGAAAAAGCCATCCACGAAGCCTCGAAACAGGGGATTTACTCCATTCTGGATATGATGAACGTGGACAATTTCCTGGAAAAACTTCAGAACCTGAATTTCATGCCAGATATTGTGTTACTACACCGTAACGTGGACCTAGAGACACTTAAAAAAGAAAAAGGCGAAAAACTCGATGAAATGACTGAATGGGGCAACATCAAAGAGATCAAAGAGATTTTAGGCGGCAACCGCTTAGTTGCGGTGGCCGGAGGAATAACCCCCCAGAAGGTTAATGAAGCCCTGGAAAGTGGTGCTGACATTATTGTGGTGGGCCGTTACATTATCGGATCCCGTGATGTCCGCCACGCAGCCGAGGATTTCCTGGAACACATGCCCCAGGACCCAGACACCATGCGTCTGGCTCTGGACGAAGACGAATCCATTTAA
- a CDS encoding flavodoxin family protein, with the protein MILGICGSPRKQATEYVLQEALAMMKEKGFETEFFTVRGKKIGPCRHCDYCMRKKECILKDDMYQVYPLIQEAQGLIMATPIYNGGLSANLKAVMDRCRALGAVDFNFLQYKVGMGITVGGDRAGGQELAMQQIITYYILNGAIPVSGGAFGANLGANFWSQDTLDGVKGDEEGFKSLRKTLKRFTIFLEKYSNIE; encoded by the coding sequence ATCATACTGGGAATATGTGGAAGTCCTAGGAAACAGGCCACCGAATACGTTTTACAAGAAGCCCTGGCCATGATGAAAGAGAAGGGGTTCGAAACCGAATTTTTCACAGTGCGGGGAAAAAAAATTGGCCCCTGTCGTCACTGCGATTACTGTATGCGTAAGAAGGAGTGTATACTGAAGGATGACATGTACCAGGTGTATCCCCTCATCCAGGAGGCCCAGGGACTTATAATGGCCACCCCTATTTACAACGGAGGCCTTAGTGCTAATTTAAAAGCTGTTATGGATCGTTGCCGGGCTTTGGGAGCTGTTGATTTTAATTTTCTGCAGTACAAAGTGGGGATGGGTATTACCGTTGGTGGAGACCGGGCTGGAGGTCAGGAACTGGCCATGCAGCAGATCATCACCTATTACATCCTCAACGGAGCAATACCGGTTAGTGGGGGGGCTTTTGGTGCTAATTTAGGTGCTAATTTTTGGTCCCAGGATACTTTAGATGGCGTTAAGGGCGATGAAGAAGGGTTTAAAAGCCTCCGAAAAACCTTAAAACGCTTTACCATATTCCTTGAAAAATATTCAAATATTGAATGA
- a CDS encoding TOBE domain-containing protein, translated as MNNISDQLQVDVHLEIGDKTVFFDQKRFFLLKYIDELGSIMKASKKANIPYRSALKYIEDMETEVESPVVITQRGGKGGGGGSRLSETGKSLTWEYIKLSNVIRKHRVVNEISGLVSEIDEVSRIIKIVLDSMKISIPLTEDLDVGDAVLILISPDDIMVMLEPQPSSLRNVFPCEIVGMELKEGTVRLTVTLDGISLMVDITEYSREKLDLNLGKKVYIGFKAASISVIKIS; from the coding sequence ATGAATAACATAAGCGACCAACTTCAGGTAGATGTCCATTTAGAGATAGGGGACAAAACTGTATTTTTCGATCAAAAAAGGTTCTTCCTTCTAAAATACATTGATGAGCTAGGATCCATAATGAAGGCCTCCAAGAAAGCCAATATTCCATACCGCAGTGCCCTTAAGTACATCGAGGATATGGAAACGGAAGTAGAATCACCGGTGGTGATCACCCAAAGAGGAGGGAAAGGTGGAGGAGGAGGAAGCAGACTCTCGGAAACTGGCAAGTCACTAACCTGGGAATACATCAAGCTGTCCAATGTGATTCGCAAACACCGGGTGGTGAACGAGATCAGTGGACTGGTATCTGAAATTGATGAAGTTTCACGCATTATAAAGATTGTCCTGGACAGCATGAAGATATCCATCCCTTTAACCGAAGATTTGGATGTGGGAGATGCGGTACTAATTCTGATCAGCCCCGATGATATCATGGTCATGTTAGAGCCACAGCCCTCCAGTTTGAGGAATGTTTTTCCCTGTGAAATCGTGGGCATGGAACTTAAAGAAGGCACTGTTAGGTTAACCGTTACTCTTGATGGTATCAGCCTTATGGTAGACATAACAGAGTATTCCCGGGAAAAACTGGATTTAAACCTAGGGAAAAAAGTTTATATTGGATTCAAAGCCGCCTCTATATCGGTTATAAAGATCAGTTAG
- a CDS encoding ferredoxin family protein — protein sequence MRIEVDPEKCTGCGICKEECPKGAKIWNIGKQAMATNLRFCHLCTICASKCPEDAIRVIRDAPKEDE from the coding sequence ATGCGAATAGAAGTTGACCCTGAAAAGTGTACTGGCTGCGGGATCTGCAAGGAAGAATGTCCCAAGGGAGCTAAAATATGGAACATTGGAAAACAGGCAATGGCCACCAACCTGCGCTTCTGCCACTTGTGCACCATCTGTGCGTCCAAATGTCCTGAAGATGCCATAAGGGTGATTAGAGATGCGCCTAAAGAAGATGAATAG
- the hisB gene encoding imidazoleglycerol-phosphate dehydratase HisB: protein MRLKKMNRKTSETDIELEINIDGAGNYDINSGIQFFDHMLNSFARHGLFDLNLKVDGDLEVDDHHTVEDVGITLGLAYKEALGDKKGIKRVANSLVPMDEALALVVVDLSGRSYTVLDMNFKSSKVGDLSTENVPHFFESFAHSAQINLHARAEGENDHHQIEALFKALARALKEASRIEHDLIPSTKGVL, encoded by the coding sequence ATGCGCCTAAAGAAGATGAATAGAAAAACCTCTGAAACGGACATCGAATTGGAAATAAATATTGACGGTGCTGGGAACTATGATATAAATTCTGGTATACAGTTTTTTGACCATATGCTGAATTCTTTTGCACGTCACGGACTATTTGATCTTAACTTAAAGGTGGATGGAGACCTGGAAGTGGACGACCATCACACCGTGGAAGATGTGGGCATAACCCTGGGCCTGGCCTATAAAGAAGCTTTAGGAGATAAAAAAGGCATTAAAAGAGTGGCAAACTCCTTAGTTCCCATGGATGAGGCCCTGGCACTGGTAGTGGTTGATCTGAGTGGAAGAAGTTATACTGTCCTGGATATGAACTTCAAATCATCTAAAGTAGGAGATTTGAGTACCGAAAATGTGCCACACTTTTTTGAATCATTCGCCCATAGTGCACAGATAAATCTACACGCCAGAGCCGAGGGAGAAAACGATCATCATCAGATCGAAGCCCTGTTTAAAGCCCTGGCCCGGGCCCTGAAAGAAGCCAGCCGGATAGAACATGACTTAATCCCCAGTACCAAGGGTGTGCTCTGA
- a CDS encoding flavodoxin family protein: MRTLIACYSYTGNTMVIAQRISETIDADLTRIQPLKDRWYMIKAIHAYLEKKWPIQDCITDLSEYDCLLLCCPVWAGRAPPGVNQYLSELKNVKGKKLVVMVTMGGNGNQGATDQIKTALEVQGMEFVKKLIINGNDQKSGEWVAKVDEFQDLFRE, encoded by the coding sequence ATGAGAACCCTTATAGCTTGTTATTCCTACACCGGAAACACCATGGTTATTGCCCAGCGGATCAGTGAAACTATAGATGCTGATTTAACCAGAATCCAACCGTTAAAAGACCGCTGGTATATGATAAAAGCAATTCATGCTTATCTGGAAAAGAAATGGCCTATACAAGATTGTATTACTGATCTGTCTGAATATGATTGTTTACTTCTCTGCTGCCCGGTATGGGCTGGTCGTGCCCCGCCAGGAGTGAATCAATATCTCAGCGAGTTGAAAAATGTGAAGGGTAAAAAGTTAGTTGTCATGGTCACCATGGGAGGAAATGGGAACCAGGGAGCAACTGACCAGATAAAGACAGCTCTGGAGGTGCAGGGGATGGAATTTGTGAAAAAATTGATAATCAACGGCAATGACCAGAAGAGCGGAGAATGGGTGGCTAAGGTAGACGAATTCCAGGACCTCTTCAGGGAATAA
- a CDS encoding HD domain-containing protein, whose amino-acid sequence MIQDLIKRFYDAASMQRWNDHIRLVELNELDKQAHKMVIAYVIAKFEEERLGKGRVNWIELIEGGIFEFLHRLVLTDIKPPVFHKMMAEKGNELNTHVFRVLQHDMVGLGDEKFKERFEGYFTSPQNSLERRILRAAHYLATNWEFKIIYHAAPFIYGIERTKENIENQIEDHYDLIGVQKILLGKKSFGFIDLCGQLRFQKRWAHTPRIPETSVLGHMLIVAATSYLGTLEMGVEPCNKRLYNNFYAGLFHDLPEVLTKDIISPIKRSVEGLEDTIKNYEDYQMKEELLPLLPKTWHEEMRYFTYGEFKNKAKQEGEIVLDISFKDLNKKFNEDQYFPMDGEIIKAFDQLSAFIEAKLSIKHGVSSDALLEAESNIYNLMKDSKVSGIDFGRIFRYFSS is encoded by the coding sequence ATGATCCAAGATCTTATAAAACGTTTCTACGATGCAGCCAGCATGCAACGCTGGAATGATCATATCCGCCTGGTGGAACTTAACGAACTTGATAAACAGGCTCATAAAATGGTCATTGCCTATGTGATAGCTAAATTCGAAGAAGAAAGACTGGGAAAGGGTAGGGTTAACTGGATTGAACTTATTGAGGGCGGTATCTTCGAGTTCCTCCACCGCCTGGTGTTAACCGATATAAAACCGCCTGTTTTCCACAAGATGATGGCTGAAAAGGGAAATGAATTAAATACACATGTTTTTAGAGTGTTGCAACATGATATGGTGGGACTGGGTGATGAGAAATTTAAAGAAAGATTTGAAGGTTACTTTACCAGTCCACAAAACAGCCTCGAGCGACGTATACTCCGTGCTGCCCATTATCTGGCCACTAACTGGGAATTCAAGATTATTTACCACGCCGCACCCTTTATCTACGGCATTGAAAGGACTAAAGAAAACATCGAAAACCAGATTGAAGACCATTACGACCTCATAGGTGTGCAGAAGATTCTTCTGGGAAAGAAATCCTTCGGCTTTATAGATCTTTGTGGACAACTCCGCTTCCAGAAAAGATGGGCCCATACGCCTCGCATTCCCGAAACTTCAGTCCTGGGCCACATGCTCATAGTGGCGGCCACTTCTTATTTGGGCACTTTGGAAATGGGAGTGGAACCCTGCAATAAAAGACTTTACAACAATTTCTACGCCGGCCTTTTCCACGACCTTCCAGAAGTACTCACCAAGGACATTATATCACCAATAAAACGTTCTGTGGAAGGACTAGAAGACACTATTAAAAATTATGAAGATTACCAGATGAAAGAGGAATTATTACCTCTGCTTCCCAAGACCTGGCATGAGGAGATGAGGTATTTCACTTATGGGGAGTTTAAGAATAAGGCAAAACAGGAGGGAGAAATAGTTTTGGATATTTCATTTAAAGACCTGAATAAGAAATTTAATGAGGATCAATACTTCCCCATGGATGGGGAGATTATAAAAGCCTTCGATCAACTCTCTGCATTTATAGAGGCCAAATTATCCATAAAACATGGAGTTTCTTCTGACGCTCTCCTCGAGGCAGAATCTAATATTTACAATTTGATGAAGGACTCTAAGGTTTCTGGGATAGATTTCGGTAGGATATTCCGCTACTTCTCCAGTTGA
- a CDS encoding F420-dependent methylenetetrahydromethanopterin dehydrogenase — protein MVVKIGVIKCGNLGTSPVIDLVLDERADRPNIDVRGVGSGAKMNPEQIEEAVPKIMDFEPDFVVFISPNPGAPGPARARELLSEMDVPAVIVGDAPGMGKREEMDEQGLGYIVVLGDPMIGARREFLDPTEMASFNADVIKVLAATGAYRVVQQTLDDIIATCEAGNEIELPKVVIDAAKATGAGGFSNPYAKAKAMAAYEIAAKVGDIDLKGCFMVKEMEKYVPIVASAHEMIAAAAKLAVEAREIEKANDTVVRKPHGAQGQTLFKTELVSKPE, from the coding sequence ATGGTTGTTAAAATAGGAGTTATTAAATGCGGTAACTTAGGTACCTCTCCTGTCATCGACTTAGTGTTAGACGAGAGGGCCGACCGACCTAATATAGATGTAAGAGGCGTGGGTTCAGGTGCAAAGATGAACCCAGAACAGATCGAAGAAGCAGTGCCAAAAATAATGGACTTTGAACCAGACTTCGTGGTATTCATCAGCCCCAACCCTGGTGCCCCTGGCCCAGCAAGAGCAAGAGAACTCTTATCTGAAATGGACGTTCCTGCGGTTATAGTTGGTGACGCTCCTGGAATGGGTAAAAGAGAGGAAATGGATGAGCAAGGCCTGGGATACATCGTAGTCCTGGGAGACCCTATGATCGGTGCCCGAAGAGAATTCCTGGATCCCACTGAAATGGCCAGCTTCAACGCCGATGTTATCAAGGTACTGGCTGCTACTGGAGCATACCGTGTCGTACAGCAAACTCTGGATGATATCATAGCCACCTGCGAAGCCGGTAACGAAATTGAACTACCAAAAGTAGTTATTGACGCTGCCAAAGCCACAGGTGCTGGTGGATTCTCTAACCCTTACGCTAAAGCCAAAGCTATGGCTGCTTACGAAATTGCTGCTAAAGTGGGAGATATAGACCTCAAGGGTTGTTTCATGGTTAAAGAAATGGAAAAATACGTCCCCATTGTTGCTTCCGCCCACGAAATGATTGCCGCCGCAGCTAAACTTGCAGTTGAAGCCCGGGAAATAGAAAAAGCTAACGACACTGTCGTGCGTAAACCACACGGTGCACAAGGTCAGACTCTATTCAAGACCGAGTTAGTATCCAAACCAGAATAG